In Nitrospirota bacterium, the DNA window CCAGACGAGGGAAGATTTTGAACGGATCACGAAGCCGCTGCCGGATCTCCACGCCCGGATCCAGCACGCCGTGGACCGGTACGCCGCCGCCAGCCTGCGGGTCTCGCGCAGCGGCCGGAGCGAGCCCGCCGACATCCAGGCCGTGCGGGAAAGCATCGACGCCTACTTCTCCGTCGCCAGCCGGACCCTCAACCTGCTGACCAAATCCTGGATCGCCCGCTCGCCCCAGGAGCAGGCGGAACTGCGCCACCAGGCCGAGCTGCACGCGGCCGACAATGCAGGGCCCAAGATGATCCAGGTCAGCTTGGCGCTCGACCGTCTGCTGGAGACCGTGGCGGACGTGGCCAAGGACATGCGCGACGAGGGGACCAGGACGATCCAGCAGACCAGCCGTCTGCTGATCGCCGGCAGCCTGCTGATCGCCTTCCTGAACCTCTTCACCAGGCGGGCCTCCGGATCCCCGGAGCCAGGCGCCGGCTCCCCGACGGCCCAGCCCGAACCGGACCGGGACCGGAGCTACGCGCTCCCCCTGGACGAGCCGACCCCCGCCTCCACGCGCAGCGACTAGCCCGCATTATTCATGGCGGTTCGTGACGAAACCGCGCAGACGCGTCGGGAGACAGGCGCGTGGAGCCGCGAGGGAGGGAGGCATACTCTGCAGTATGTCGACCGACTGAGCGGCGAGCCCGCCGGT includes these proteins:
- a CDS encoding MCP four helix bundle domain-containing protein — its product is MIVTFFRRFVRPTPGQALVSALIAGLGLLGAQELSQVDQDLRIMYAEYTLAATDIAHISSDVIRYRTSIVRALEAQTREDFERITKPLPDLHARIQHAVDRYAAASLRVSRSGRSEPADIQAVRESIDAYFSVASRTLNLLTKSWIARSPQEQAELRHQAELHAADNAGPKMIQVSLALDRLLETVADVAKDMRDEGTRTIQQTSRLLIAGSLLIAFLNLFTRRASGSPEPGAGSPTAQPEPDRDRSYALPLDEPTPASTRSD